Proteins from a genomic interval of Clostridium sp. M62/1:
- a CDS encoding transposase — protein sequence MSSIPQNYFVENDLIDCVQRFFSKHHVGRLLARCNGMKEKGVSSVSLLRYKLSNIFVGRSMYMQQRTGSFKEAFSKNTFYRFLNSSKTNWLRFTSLLAADIVNHDIRDLTDPERKNVFIIDDSLFNRTSCKKTELGSKVFDHTDMHFKKGFRMLTLSWSDGNTLIPVNSCLLASAKNTNIIGPVKDFDNRTLAGKRRALAQTKAPEAMMTLLNTALSAGLKADYVLFDSWFSNPAQVTAIHAKGMDVIAMIKKSSRIKYSYGGEQLNIKEIYSRNKKRRGRSKYLLSVDVMVGKANPIPAKIVCVRNKANRKDWLAFICTATTLSEEEIIRIYGKRWQIEVFFKTCKSMLNLVGECHSLSYDALTAHVAIVFTRYMLLAMEQRQNEDQRTLGELFFFLVDEMADITFNRSLCILMEALMASLQGIFKLSDEQLNAFTADFEARLPEYLRKALHLEAAAA from the coding sequence ATGTCCAGTATACCACAAAACTATTTCGTTGAGAACGACTTAATTGACTGTGTTCAGAGATTTTTTTCCAAACATCATGTTGGCAGGCTCCTTGCCAGATGTAATGGAATGAAGGAAAAAGGTGTTTCATCTGTTTCCCTGCTTCGTTATAAACTCAGCAACATTTTTGTCGGAAGAAGTATGTATATGCAGCAGCGGACTGGCTCTTTTAAGGAGGCGTTTTCCAAGAACACTTTCTACCGTTTCCTTAATTCTTCAAAAACAAACTGGCTTCGTTTTACTTCTCTTCTTGCAGCTGATATTGTCAATCATGACATTCGTGATCTGACAGATCCGGAAAGAAAAAATGTCTTTATCATTGATGACAGCCTTTTCAACCGTACCAGCTGTAAGAAAACGGAACTGGGATCAAAAGTTTTTGACCACACGGATATGCATTTCAAAAAGGGCTTCAGGATGCTTACTTTAAGCTGGAGTGATGGAAACACACTGATCCCTGTAAACAGCTGCCTGTTAGCGTCTGCAAAGAATACAAATATCATCGGCCCGGTAAAGGACTTTGACAACAGAACCCTTGCAGGAAAAAGACGTGCGCTAGCCCAAACAAAAGCACCAGAGGCAATGATGACTTTACTGAATACAGCCCTCAGTGCAGGGCTGAAAGCGGATTATGTCCTGTTTGATTCCTGGTTTTCCAATCCAGCACAGGTCACAGCCATCCATGCAAAAGGCATGGATGTGATTGCCATGATTAAGAAAAGTAGCCGGATCAAATATTCGTACGGTGGTGAACAGCTGAATATCAAAGAAATCTATTCCCGGAACAAAAAGCGCCGTGGCAGATCAAAGTATCTGCTTTCTGTTGATGTTATGGTAGGAAAGGCGAATCCAATTCCGGCGAAAATCGTATGCGTAAGGAACAAGGCAAACCGCAAGGACTGGCTTGCTTTTATCTGTACAGCTACAACACTTTCCGAGGAAGAGATTATCCGTATTTATGGAAAGCGCTGGCAGATCGAGGTCTTTTTCAAAACCTGCAAATCCATGCTGAATCTGGTTGGAGAATGCCACAGTTTATCTTATGATGCACTGACAGCCCATGTGGCGATCGTGTTTACCCGATATATGTTACTTGCAATGGAGCAGCGCCAAAATGAAGATCAGAGAACGCTTGGTGAACTGTTCTTCTTCCTTGTTGATGAAATGGCAGACATTACTTTCAACAGGTCACTTTGCATCCTGATGGAAGCCTTGATGGCAAGTCTTCAGGGAATCTTTAAACTAAGCGATGAGCAACTGAATGCTTTTACCGCTGATTTTGAAGCAAGATTGCCGGAATATCTGAGAAAAGCACTCCATTTGGAAGCTGCAGCGGCATAA
- a CDS encoding metal ABC transporter permease yields MIFYFQYPFVRYALIVGVLIALCSSLLGVTLVLKRFSFIGDGLSHVAFGAMAVASVLNFTNNMIFILPVTVICAVLLLRTGQNTKIKGDAVIAMISVGALAIGYLLMNLFATGPNLSGDVCSTLFGSTSILTLTKEQVLLCSVLSVIVVAVFVIFYNKIFCVTFDETFAKATGMKTDFYNLLIAVITAVIIVLAMNLVGSLLISALVIFPALSAMRVYKTFFNVTICSVILSVICAVIGILLSILAGTPVGSTIVAIDIVAFMVSCAIGKIGGRS; encoded by the coding sequence ATGATTTTTTATTTTCAGTACCCATTTGTGAGGTATGCTTTGATTGTTGGTGTGTTGATTGCACTCTGTTCTTCTTTGCTTGGTGTTACTTTGGTATTGAAGCGTTTTTCTTTCATAGGAGATGGTTTATCTCATGTGGCATTTGGAGCTATGGCAGTAGCATCCGTTTTGAATTTTACAAATAATATGATATTTATTTTGCCTGTAACGGTTATTTGTGCGGTTTTGTTATTGCGGACAGGACAGAACACAAAGATAAAAGGAGATGCAGTGATTGCTATGATTTCGGTAGGAGCGTTGGCAATCGGTTATCTGCTGATGAATCTGTTCGCTACAGGGCCAAATCTTTCAGGAGATGTGTGTAGTACATTGTTTGGCTCAACGTCCATATTGACATTGACAAAAGAACAGGTGTTATTATGTAGCGTCTTGTCAGTTATTGTAGTGGCTGTTTTTGTTATATTTTACAATAAAATTTTCTGTGTTACATTTGATGAAACATTTGCAAAAGCTACGGGAATGAAAACCGATTTTTACAATCTGCTAATTGCTGTTATTACAGCAGTGATTATTGTTCTTGCAATGAATTTAGTCGGTTCGTTGCTGATTTCTGCACTGGTGATATTCCCGGCATTGTCTGCAATGCGAGTATACAAGACATTTTTTAACGTTACGATATGCTCTGTTATATTATCGGTAATCTGTGCAGTGATTGGGATTTTACTGTCTATTCTGGCAGGAACTCCGGTAGGATCAACGATAGTGGCAATCGATATTGTAGCATTTATGGTTAGTTGTGCTATTGGAAAAATAGGAGGACGCTCATGA
- a CDS encoding metal ABC transporter ATP-binding protein, with protein MEQIICQNLAIGYDGRVLLQDINFSVKDGDYLCIIGENGSGKSTLMRTLLNLQQPIHGKITFEFGVKSDEIGYLPQQTIIQRDFPASVREIILSGCQNRVGMRPFYNKSEKKRASEMMEKLQITNLKSRCYRELSGGQQQRVLLARALCATRKILLLDEPVSGLDPKVTDEMYRIVEKINREDKITIIMISHDIKAAMKYASHILHIGEKVFYGTKQEYERMREGVLFD; from the coding sequence ATGGAACAGATTATCTGTCAAAATCTGGCGATTGGATATGATGGCAGAGTGCTGCTGCAAGATATCAACTTTTCTGTGAAAGATGGAGATTATCTTTGCATAATCGGAGAAAATGGCTCTGGTAAATCAACCTTGATGAGAACATTGCTAAACTTGCAACAGCCCATTCATGGAAAGATCACGTTTGAATTTGGAGTAAAGAGCGATGAAATCGGATATTTACCACAGCAGACGATAATACAAAGAGATTTTCCAGCATCCGTGAGAGAGATTATTCTCTCCGGATGCCAAAATCGTGTGGGCATGCGACCATTTTATAATAAGTCAGAGAAAAAACGTGCAAGTGAAATGATGGAAAAGTTGCAGATTACAAATCTTAAAAGCCGATGCTATCGGGAATTATCAGGAGGACAGCAACAGAGGGTTTTGCTTGCAAGGGCATTATGTGCAACCAGAAAAATATTATTATTAGATGAACCGGTATCTGGTCTTGATCCGAAAGTAACGGATGAGATGTATCGTATTGTTGAAAAAATAAACAGGGAAGATAAGATTACGATTATTATGATTTCTCACGATATAAAAGCAGCCATGAAATATGCCAGCCATATTTTACACATTGGAGAAAAAGTATTTTATGGAACGAAGCAGGAATATGAGAGAATGAGAGAAGGTGTACTGTTTGATTGA
- a CDS encoding metal ABC transporter substrate-binding protein yields the protein MKKYISILLAAVMAVCCLSACGQNNSNTNTQAKDNNDKQVKVVTTIFPEYDWVKEIAGDEVSNMDLTMLLDNGVDLHSYQPTADDIMKISDCDLFIYVGGESDAWVEDALKEAVNKDMKVINLLDVLGSSVKEEEVVEGMEAEEEEEKDGAEEEPEYDEHVWLSLRNAKVLCKAIADDLAEIDTENADTYQKNEKAYTDKLDELDKKYQETVDSASQKTLLFGDRFPFRYMVDDYGLNYYAAFVGCSAETEASFETITFLAGKTDELGLKNIMTIEKSDQKIAKTIIENTKEKNQGILTLDSMQSTTSDDVKKGATYFSIMENNLNVLQEALQ from the coding sequence ATGAAAAAATATATTTCTATTCTTTTAGCGGCAGTTATGGCAGTGTGCTGTCTTTCTGCTTGCGGTCAAAATAATTCCAATACCAATACACAGGCAAAAGATAATAATGATAAGCAGGTTAAAGTTGTTACAACCATATTTCCAGAATATGACTGGGTGAAAGAGATTGCAGGAGATGAAGTATCTAACATGGATCTTACGATGCTTCTTGACAATGGAGTAGATTTGCATAGTTATCAGCCTACTGCGGATGATATTATGAAAATTTCTGATTGTGACCTTTTTATTTATGTTGGCGGGGAGTCAGATGCATGGGTAGAAGATGCATTAAAGGAAGCTGTTAATAAAGACATGAAAGTCATAAATTTATTAGATGTGCTTGGAAGCAGTGTAAAAGAAGAAGAGGTTGTTGAAGGCATGGAAGCAGAGGAAGAAGAGGAGAAAGATGGAGCCGAGGAAGAACCAGAATACGACGAGCATGTATGGCTTTCTTTAAGAAATGCAAAAGTTCTTTGCAAGGCAATCGCTGATGATCTTGCTGAAATAGATACTGAAAATGCGGATACTTATCAGAAAAATGAAAAGGCTTATACAGATAAACTGGATGAACTGGATAAGAAGTATCAGGAAACAGTAGATTCAGCTTCACAGAAAACACTGTTATTTGGGGACAGATTTCCGTTCCGATATATGGTAGATGATTATGGATTAAATTATTATGCAGCTTTTGTTGGATGCTCAGCGGAGACAGAAGCCAGCTTTGAAACAATTACATTTTTAGCAGGAAAGACAGATGAACTTGGATTGAAAAATATTATGACAATCGAAAAGTCTGACCAGAAAATTGCGAAAACAATTATTGAGAATACCAAAGAAAAAAATCAGGGTATTTTAACATTAGATTCTATGCAGTCAACGACATCTGATGATGTGAAAAAAGGAGCGACTTATTTTTCAATTATGGAAAATAACTTAAATGTTTTGCAGGAGGCATTGCAGTAG
- a CDS encoding Fur family transcriptional regulator, whose translation MKMVFKLKGEVMDLAKAPYKTKQMTELLTFLKSVQGSHVTVNDICEYFQTKGISIGTTTVYRHLEKMVGEGLVAKYVVDGTSSACFEYIGSHEKENQMICYHCKCEKCGKLIHLQCNEVESLKQHMMEHHGFEMDSLRTVFYGICSECKKTQN comes from the coding sequence ATGAAAATGGTTTTCAAATTGAAAGGCGAGGTGATGGATTTGGCGAAAGCACCCTATAAGACAAAGCAAATGACCGAATTACTTACCTTTTTGAAATCAGTTCAAGGCAGCCATGTTACCGTAAATGACATTTGTGAATATTTTCAGACAAAGGGGATATCCATTGGAACCACAACTGTTTATCGCCATCTGGAAAAAATGGTCGGAGAAGGTCTGGTTGCTAAATATGTTGTAGACGGAACCAGTAGTGCCTGTTTTGAATATATAGGCAGCCATGAAAAAGAAAATCAGATGATATGCTATCATTGTAAATGTGAAAAATGTGGAAAGCTAATTCACTTGCAGTGTAATGAAGTGGAAAGTCTGAAACAACATATGATGGAACATCATGGTTTTGAGATGGATTCTCTGCGTACCGTATTTTATGGAATATGCAGTGAATGCAAGAAAACACAAAATTAA
- a CDS encoding TnpV protein: protein MKKTIFEEMGGTYIRYGDYFIPCLTLPKEEEQRFVGVWGQRHLKYLKEYRRNVYLDLLMSGRLNSYLADIEEQAQERFEGIIEQMKQAQGITEQMKAENAWEWVGRMNNIQACAREIVDRELIYQ, encoded by the coding sequence ATGAAGAAAACAATTTTTGAAGAAATGGGCGGCACTTATATCAGATATGGGGATTATTTTATCCCCTGCCTTACCTTGCCGAAGGAGGAAGAACAGAGATTTGTTGGTGTATGGGGACAAAGACATTTGAAGTATTTGAAGGAATACCGTAGGAATGTATATCTTGATTTGCTCATGAGTGGCAGACTGAACAGCTATCTGGCAGATATAGAGGAACAGGCACAAGAGCGATTTGAAGGGATCATAGAGCAGATGAAGCAGGCACAGGGAATCACAGAGCAGATGAAAGCAGAAAATGCCTGGGAATGGGTAGGTAGAATGAATAACATACAGGCGTGTGCGAGGGAGATTGTGGATAGAGAACTTATTTATCAATAA
- a CDS encoding IS110 family transposase, with protein MIYVGIDVAKDKHDCFITNSDGKVLFPVFTIQNNRDGFDVLFSRIQSSSSDVSNIKVGLEATGHYSYNLLGYLIDKGLHTFVINPLHTNLYRKSLSLRKTKTDKVDARTIALMLMSDVNLKSYSDTSYHNEELKSLTRYRFRKVQERAQLRQSVSRLVTILFPELEKLVPSLHIASIYALLSEFPSAGTIASCHLTHLTKRLENASKGRYSREKAIEIRNAARASIGSNMPAKSLELKHTLRLIGELDSEISEIESEIKRIMDEIHSPILTIPGIGYRMGAMILAEIGDFSRFDSPDKILAYAGASPSTYQSGQMESSYSHMEKRGSRYLRFALINATKYVCQWDETFGAYLQKKISEGKHYNVAITHAAKKLVRLIYAMEKSGKPYIKTA; from the coding sequence ATGATCTACGTTGGAATTGATGTCGCTAAGGATAAGCATGACTGCTTTATCACCAATTCAGATGGCAAAGTCCTTTTTCCGGTTTTTACCATTCAGAATAACCGGGATGGATTTGATGTTCTTTTTTCCAGGATTCAATCCTCTTCTTCAGATGTGTCCAATATAAAAGTAGGACTGGAGGCCACTGGACACTACTCTTACAACCTGCTCGGTTATCTTATTGACAAAGGTCTCCACACCTTCGTTATCAATCCGCTCCACACAAATCTTTACAGAAAAAGTCTCAGCCTTAGAAAGACGAAAACAGATAAGGTTGATGCCCGAACCATTGCTTTGATGCTCATGTCTGACGTGAACCTGAAGTCCTACTCAGATACATCATACCATAACGAGGAGTTAAAGTCACTCACCCGTTATCGTTTTCGTAAGGTTCAGGAACGCGCTCAGCTTAGACAGTCTGTTTCCAGGCTTGTTACCATTCTCTTTCCAGAATTGGAAAAACTTGTTCCTTCGCTTCATATCGCTTCTATCTACGCCCTTCTTTCCGAGTTTCCTTCTGCCGGAACGATTGCCTCCTGCCATTTGACACACCTGACGAAGCGGTTGGAAAACGCTTCAAAAGGCCGTTACAGCCGGGAGAAAGCGATTGAAATACGGAATGCTGCCAGAGCCTCCATCGGTTCCAACATGCCTGCCAAATCTCTGGAATTAAAGCACACACTCCGGCTAATTGGTGAACTGGATTCCGAAATCTCAGAAATTGAATCCGAAATCAAACGGATCATGGATGAAATCCATTCTCCCATCCTGACCATTCCAGGAATAGGCTACCGCATGGGCGCCATGATCCTGGCAGAGATTGGAGATTTCTCCCGCTTTGATTCGCCGGATAAGATCCTGGCATATGCCGGAGCTTCTCCATCTACCTATCAATCCGGGCAGATGGAATCCTCTTATTCCCACATGGAGAAACGGGGATCGCGCTATTTACGTTTTGCTCTGATCAATGCCACCAAATACGTCTGCCAATGGGATGAAACTTTCGGTGCATACCTTCAGAAGAAGATTTCTGAAGGGAAACACTACAACGTCGCCATCACCCACGCCGCAAAGAAACTTGTACGGTTAATTTACGCAATGGAAAAATCCGGCAAACCTTACATAAAAACGGCATAA
- a CDS encoding DUF5348 domain-containing protein: MREGRLGYNCENGRYGLLSMDLWVDTGFHCGECMEVLVDDKWVKTRMEMNPAMEWYLVGTPYCGDLEYVRARIPE; the protein is encoded by the coding sequence ATGAGAGAAGGAAGATTAGGTTACAACTGTGAAAATGGCAGATATGGATTGCTGTCCATGGACTTATGGGTAGATACAGGCTTTCACTGCGGAGAGTGCATGGAAGTGCTGGTGGATGATAAGTGGGTAAAGACCAGAATGGAGATGAATCCAGCAATGGAATGGTATCTGGTGGGAACACCGTATTGCGGCGATCTGGAGTACGTCCGGGCAAGAATACCGGAGTGA
- a CDS encoding complexin-2 has protein sequence MKNVQISQELFMQLLRFHLMEDVDCENEIKQELEKKLDKMVMRDLYGKFKTAPTEEEREQARKEYLDRRGVPESFRW, from the coding sequence ATGAAAAATGTGCAAATATCACAGGAATTATTCATGCAGTTACTTCGGTTTCATTTAATGGAGGATGTAGATTGCGAGAACGAAATCAAACAGGAATTAGAGAAAAAACTGGACAAGATGGTAATGCGTGACCTGTATGGAAAGTTCAAAACTGCTCCGACAGAGGAAGAACGGGAGCAGGCGAGAAAAGAATATCTGGACAGGCGTGGAGTGCCGGAGAGTTTTCGATGGTAA
- a CDS encoding helicase RepA family protein, which produces MENKKEKTAPDVSVGADTEQPLFKNTTSSISEYEGNIKSFEEMQREMQLSLDPSYLKTVSMNELFDTQYGSKQPLIDGLLYPGTYIFAGSPKLGKSFLMAQLAYHVSTGTPLWNYTTRKGTVLYLALEDDYRRLQERLYRMFGTESTDNLYFSVSAKQLGKGLDEQLTRFVAEHTDTKLIIIDTLQKVREVGGDNYSYANDYQIMARLKSFADAHCLCMLLVHHTRKQNADDKFDMISGTSGLLGAADGAFLLQKEKRTGNAATMEVSGRDQQDQKLYLVRNTETLLWDLQRAETELWKEPPEPLLDEIAELILKENSYWEGSATELASLVKVEVQPHVITRKLNVLAGRLYAEHGIYFRSERTHEGRKLRFWKDVTDKA; this is translated from the coding sequence ATGGAAAATAAAAAAGAAAAGACTGCCCCGGATGTATCTGTTGGCGCAGATACGGAGCAGCCACTTTTCAAAAACACTACCAGTAGTATATCCGAGTATGAGGGAAATATCAAGAGTTTTGAGGAAATGCAGCGAGAAATGCAGTTGAGCTTAGACCCATCCTATCTCAAAACTGTTTCCATGAACGAGCTGTTTGATACGCAGTATGGGAGCAAGCAGCCGTTGATTGACGGTCTGCTTTATCCCGGAACTTATATCTTTGCAGGTTCGCCAAAACTGGGAAAGAGCTTTCTGATGGCACAGCTTGCCTATCATGTCAGCACAGGAACACCGCTCTGGAATTATACAACCCGGAAAGGAACGGTGCTGTACCTTGCTCTGGAGGATGATTACCGCCGTTTGCAGGAGCGTTTGTACCGGATGTTTGGAACAGAGAGTACGGATAATCTTTACTTCTCTGTTTCTGCCAAACAGCTTGGAAAAGGACTGGATGAACAGCTTACAAGATTTGTGGCAGAGCATACGGACACGAAGCTGATTATCATTGATACGCTTCAGAAAGTGCGTGAGGTTGGAGGAGATAATTACAGTTATGCCAATGATTATCAGATTATGGCGAGACTCAAAAGTTTTGCGGATGCTCACTGCCTTTGTATGCTGCTCGTACACCACACACGAAAGCAGAATGCGGATGATAAGTTTGACATGATTTCCGGAACAAGTGGACTACTGGGAGCGGCAGACGGAGCCTTTCTCCTTCAGAAAGAAAAGCGGACGGGCAATGCAGCAACGATGGAGGTATCCGGCAGAGATCAGCAAGACCAGAAGTTATATCTGGTTCGCAATACAGAAACCCTGTTGTGGGATTTACAGAGGGCAGAAACGGAATTGTGGAAAGAACCGCCGGAGCCTTTGTTGGATGAGATAGCGGAACTGATTCTGAAAGAAAATTCTTATTGGGAAGGTTCTGCAACAGAGCTGGCATCGTTGGTCAAGGTTGAAGTTCAGCCTCATGTGATTACAAGAAAATTGAATGTTCTTGCAGGAAGATTGTATGCAGAGCATGGGATTTATTTTAGAAGCGAGCGTACCCATGAGGGACGAAAACTGAGGTTCTGGAAAGACGTTACAGACAAAGCGTGA
- a CDS encoding plasmid mobilization protein, with the protein MSAKNRDNKNRWRNITVGFRVSPEENELINKAVALSGLPKQEYCYRRCLNQEIVVQGNPRVYKALRTELAEVLTELKRIEAGNSVDEELLNVIELIAIILGGLKGEDENGK; encoded by the coding sequence ATGTCAGCTAAAAACAGAGATAACAAAAACCGTTGGAGAAACATCACGGTGGGATTCCGGGTATCACCCGAAGAAAATGAACTCATCAATAAGGCAGTTGCTTTATCAGGACTGCCAAAGCAGGAATACTGCTACCGCCGCTGCCTGAATCAGGAGATTGTGGTACAGGGCAACCCGAGAGTGTATAAGGCACTCAGAACGGAGCTTGCAGAAGTTCTTACAGAATTAAAGCGGATTGAAGCCGGAAACAGCGTGGATGAGGAGCTGCTGAATGTGATTGAGTTGATTGCCATTATTCTTGGCGGTCTGAAAGGAGAGGATGAGAATGGAAAATAA
- a CDS encoding site-specific integrase, with protein MPVFKNESNGTWYVMSRYVNWKGERKQKCKRGFATKREAQEWERIFQLQNSSDMDMSFEAFTELYIRDMKSRLKENTWMTKEHIIRTKILPYFGKLKISEISTKEVIAWQNEMLAYRDDKRKPYSQTYLKTLHNQLSAIFNHAVRYYELRSNPAAKAGNMGSEEHKEMLFWTREEYKKFSFEIMDKPISFYAFEMLYWCGIREGELLALTAADFDFEKETVRINKSYQRLHGEDVITTPKTKKSNRTIKMPKFLCEEMQEYLQMLYGLKKKDRIFTITKSYLHHEMDRGAKAAGVKRIRIHDLRHSHISLLIDMGFSAVAIADRVGHESIDITYQYAHLFPSKQTEMADRLDDVGKGEFENVS; from the coding sequence ATGCCGGTATTTAAGAACGAAAGCAATGGAACATGGTATGTGATGTCCAGATATGTCAACTGGAAAGGCGAGCGTAAGCAAAAATGCAAGCGTGGATTTGCTACCAAGAGGGAAGCACAGGAATGGGAGCGAATATTTCAGTTGCAGAACTCGTCAGACATGGACATGAGCTTTGAAGCATTTACGGAACTGTATATCCGGGACATGAAAAGCCGACTGAAAGAAAACACATGGATGACCAAGGAGCATATCATCCGCACAAAGATTTTGCCATATTTCGGAAAGCTGAAAATCAGCGAGATTTCCACAAAAGAGGTTATCGCATGGCAGAATGAAATGCTTGCTTATCGGGACGATAAGAGAAAACCGTATTCCCAGACCTACTTGAAAACGCTGCATAATCAGTTGTCAGCTATCTTCAATCATGCTGTGCGTTATTACGAGCTGCGTTCCAATCCAGCTGCTAAAGCAGGAAACATGGGGAGTGAGGAACATAAGGAAATGCTGTTCTGGACGAGAGAGGAATACAAGAAGTTCTCCTTCGAGATAATGGACAAGCCAATTTCCTTTTATGCGTTTGAAATGCTTTACTGGTGCGGCATCCGGGAAGGAGAATTGCTGGCACTGACCGCAGCTGATTTTGATTTTGAAAAAGAAACCGTCAGAATCAATAAATCTTATCAGCGGTTACACGGAGAAGATGTGATTACCACACCGAAAACAAAGAAAAGTAATCGTACCATTAAGATGCCGAAGTTCCTCTGTGAAGAAATGCAGGAATATTTGCAGATGCTCTATGGATTGAAGAAGAAAGACCGCATTTTTACCATCACAAAAAGCTATCTTCATCACGAGATGGACAGAGGGGCGAAAGCCGCAGGGGTAAAACGTATCCGTATCCATGATTTAAGACACAGCCACATCAGTCTGCTGATTGATATGGGATTTTCGGCAGTGGCGATTGCAGATCGTGTAGGACACGAAAGCATTGACATCACTTATCAGTATGCTCATCTGTTCCCGTCCAAGCAGACGGAAATGGCAGATAGATTAGATGACGTAGGGAAAGGAGAGTTTGAAAATGTCAGCTAA
- a CDS encoding transcriptional regulator, whose amino-acid sequence MNNKFICAEEVAQELSVSKPYAYKLIKRLNDELKEKGFITISGRVNRQYFNERLYGMGKGEQ is encoded by the coding sequence ATGAACAACAAATTTATTTGTGCCGAAGAAGTGGCACAGGAACTGAGCGTATCAAAGCCGTATGCCTATAAGCTGATTAAACGGCTCAACGATGAGCTGAAAGAAAAAGGATTTATTACGATTTCCGGACGAGTGAACCGCCAGTATTTCAACGAAAGACTCTACGGAATGGGAAAGGGGGAGCAGTGA